Proteins encoded by one window of Salvia splendens isolate huo1 chromosome 5, SspV2, whole genome shotgun sequence:
- the LOC121802509 gene encoding agamous-like MADS-box protein AGL9 homolog isoform X1, whose protein sequence is MGRGRVELKRIENKINRQVTFAKRRNGLLKKAYELSVLCDAEVALIIFSNRGKLYEFCSSSSSMLKTLERYQKCNYGAPDTSVSTREALELSSQQEYLKLKARYEALQRTQRNLLGEDLGPLNSKELESLERQLDMSLKQIRSTRTQAMLDTLQDLQNKEHALNEANKSLKQRLMEGNQMNLTWNQNPQDVGYGTQPQHHQPQADGFFHPLDCEPTLQIGYHTDPITGASAGPSVNNYISGWLP, encoded by the exons ATGGGGAGAGGGAGAGTTGAGCTGAAGAGAATAGAGAACAAGATCAACAGGCAGGTGACTTTTGCAAAACGGAGGAATGGGCTTTTGAAGAAAGCTTATGAGCTTTCGGTTCTATGCGATGCTGAGGTTGCTCTGATTATCTTCTCCAATAGAGGAAAGCTGTACGAGTTTTGCAGTAGCTCTAG CAGCATGCTCAAGACATTGGAAAGGTATCAGAAGTGCAACTATGGAGCTCCAGACACAAGTGTATCCACAAGAGAGGCACTG GAACTGAGCAGCCAGCAAGAGTATTTGAAGCTTAAAGCACGCTACGAGGCCCTACAACGCACCCAAAG GAACCTTCTTGGTGAAGATCTTGGCCCTTTGAACAGCAAGGAGCTCGAATCACTCGAAAGACAGCTTGATATGTCACTCAAGCAGATCAGATCAACACGG ACACAAGCAATGCTGGACACACTCCAAGATCTTCAGAACAAG GAGCATGCCCTCAATGAAGCTAACAAGAGTTTGAAACAACGG TTGATGGAGGGGAATCAGATGAACTTGACTTGGAACCAAAATCCTCAAGATGTTGGCTATGGAACACAACCCCAACACCACCAGCCTCAAGCTGATGGATTTTTTCATCCCTTGGATTGTGAACCAACTCTTCAAATTGG GTACCATACTGATCCAATAACAGGTGCATCAGCAGGGCCTAGTGTGAATAACTACATATCCGGGTGGCTGCCGTGA
- the LOC121802509 gene encoding agamous-like MADS-box protein AGL9 homolog isoform X2 gives MGRGRVELKRIENKINRQVTFAKRRNGLLKKAYELSVLCDAEVALIIFSNRGKLYEFCSSSSMLKTLERYQKCNYGAPDTSVSTREALELSSQQEYLKLKARYEALQRTQRNLLGEDLGPLNSKELESLERQLDMSLKQIRSTRTQAMLDTLQDLQNKEHALNEANKSLKQRLMEGNQMNLTWNQNPQDVGYGTQPQHHQPQADGFFHPLDCEPTLQIGYHTDPITGASAGPSVNNYISGWLP, from the exons ATGGGGAGAGGGAGAGTTGAGCTGAAGAGAATAGAGAACAAGATCAACAGGCAGGTGACTTTTGCAAAACGGAGGAATGGGCTTTTGAAGAAAGCTTATGAGCTTTCGGTTCTATGCGATGCTGAGGTTGCTCTGATTATCTTCTCCAATAGAGGAAAGCTGTACGAGTTTTGCAGTAGCTCTAG CATGCTCAAGACATTGGAAAGGTATCAGAAGTGCAACTATGGAGCTCCAGACACAAGTGTATCCACAAGAGAGGCACTG GAACTGAGCAGCCAGCAAGAGTATTTGAAGCTTAAAGCACGCTACGAGGCCCTACAACGCACCCAAAG GAACCTTCTTGGTGAAGATCTTGGCCCTTTGAACAGCAAGGAGCTCGAATCACTCGAAAGACAGCTTGATATGTCACTCAAGCAGATCAGATCAACACGG ACACAAGCAATGCTGGACACACTCCAAGATCTTCAGAACAAG GAGCATGCCCTCAATGAAGCTAACAAGAGTTTGAAACAACGG TTGATGGAGGGGAATCAGATGAACTTGACTTGGAACCAAAATCCTCAAGATGTTGGCTATGGAACACAACCCCAACACCACCAGCCTCAAGCTGATGGATTTTTTCATCCCTTGGATTGTGAACCAACTCTTCAAATTGG GTACCATACTGATCCAATAACAGGTGCATCAGCAGGGCCTAGTGTGAATAACTACATATCCGGGTGGCTGCCGTGA
- the LOC121802509 gene encoding agamous-like MADS-box protein AGL9 homolog isoform X3 translates to MGRGRVELKRIENKINRQVTFAKRRNGLLKKAYELSVLCDAEVALIIFSNRGKLYEFCSSSSSMLKTLERYQKCNYGAPDTSVSTREALELSSQQEYLKLKARYEALQRTQRNLLGEDLGPLNSKELESLERQLDMSLKQIRSTRTQAMLDTLQDLQNKLMEGNQMNLTWNQNPQDVGYGTQPQHHQPQADGFFHPLDCEPTLQIGYHTDPITGASAGPSVNNYISGWLP, encoded by the exons ATGGGGAGAGGGAGAGTTGAGCTGAAGAGAATAGAGAACAAGATCAACAGGCAGGTGACTTTTGCAAAACGGAGGAATGGGCTTTTGAAGAAAGCTTATGAGCTTTCGGTTCTATGCGATGCTGAGGTTGCTCTGATTATCTTCTCCAATAGAGGAAAGCTGTACGAGTTTTGCAGTAGCTCTAG CAGCATGCTCAAGACATTGGAAAGGTATCAGAAGTGCAACTATGGAGCTCCAGACACAAGTGTATCCACAAGAGAGGCACTG GAACTGAGCAGCCAGCAAGAGTATTTGAAGCTTAAAGCACGCTACGAGGCCCTACAACGCACCCAAAG GAACCTTCTTGGTGAAGATCTTGGCCCTTTGAACAGCAAGGAGCTCGAATCACTCGAAAGACAGCTTGATATGTCACTCAAGCAGATCAGATCAACACGG ACACAAGCAATGCTGGACACACTCCAAGATCTTCAGAACAAG TTGATGGAGGGGAATCAGATGAACTTGACTTGGAACCAAAATCCTCAAGATGTTGGCTATGGAACACAACCCCAACACCACCAGCCTCAAGCTGATGGATTTTTTCATCCCTTGGATTGTGAACCAACTCTTCAAATTGG GTACCATACTGATCCAATAACAGGTGCATCAGCAGGGCCTAGTGTGAATAACTACATATCCGGGTGGCTGCCGTGA
- the LOC121802508 gene encoding AP2/ERF and B3 domain-containing transcription factor At1g51120-like: MEEISMISHTKLGEESSESANFPGSRPRSTERFKGVVPQQTGHWGAQIYANHQRIWLGTFKSEASAAMAYDSAAMKLRSGDSHRNFPPTILAPLELKFQSGLSTDSMLNMIRDGSYSTKFSEFLASPEGDEKLGLGLGFQLGLGLGFDSSIDGDGEFSSMLLFQKELTPSDVGKLNRLVIPKRYAVKYFPGVPEEEQVQLEFYDRAMRVWKFRYCYWKSSQSYVFTRGWSRFVKAKGLRSNDSVAFYLYESRKAGRRLGRRFIVIDVAEKEGGFGEVVEDEEEEAECFKESLVCSSPSSSVTKVGFRLFGTQINTYV, encoded by the coding sequence ATGGAAGAAATTAGCATGATTTCGCATACAAAGCTAGGAGAGGAGTCGTCGGAATCGGCCAATTTTCCGGGGTCGCGGCCGAGGTCGACCGAGCGGTTCAAGGGCGTTGTTCCGCAGCAGACCGGGCATTGGGGGGCGCAGATTTACGCGAACCACCAGCGTATCTGGCTCGGGACGTTTAAGTCCGAGGCGTCGGCCGCGATGGCGTACGACAGCGCGGCGATGAAGCTCCGGAGCGGAGATTCACACCGGAATTTCCCTCCGACGATCCTCGCCCCTCTGGAATTGAAGTTCCAGAGCGGGCTCAGCACGGATTCCATGCTGAACATGATCCGGGACGGGTCGTATTCGACGAAGTTTTCGGAATTTTTAGCCAGCCCTGAGGGGGATGAaaaattagggttagggttagggtttcaattagggttagggttagggtttgatTCCTCGATTGACGGAGACGGGGAGTTCTCGAGCATGTTGCTGTTCCAGAAGGAGCTGACACCGAGCGACGTGGGGAAGCTGAACCGGCTGGTGATCCCGAAGAGGTACGCGGTGAAGTACTTCCCGGGGGTGCCGGAGGAGGAGCAGGTGCAGCTCGAGTTTTATGATAGGGCGATGCGGGTGTGGAAGTTCAGGTACTGCTACTGGAAGAGTAGCCAGAGCTATGTGTTTACGAGGGGGTGGAGCCGGTTCGTGAAGGCCAAGGGGCTGAGGTCGAACGATAGTGTCGCGTTCTACTTGTATGAGAGTCGGAAGGCCGGGCGGAGATTGGGGAGGAGGTTTATTGTGATTGATGTGGCTGAGAAAGAGGGGGGTTTTGGTGAAGTGgttgaagatgaagaggaagaagCAGAGTGTTTTAAGGAGTCATTGGTTTGTTCATCTCCTAGTAGTAGTGTGACTAAAGTGGGTTTTAGGCTTTTTGGTACCCAAATAAACACTTATGTTTGA
- the LOC121805975 gene encoding uncharacterized protein LOC121805975 has translation MMGDQNHHHQDHQSKVFYELSALVLNIIRSPPTADHHSPRRRWDALSFQSMTPAGFASLLLGISLSLMLCGSVTFFLGFMLMPWVLGLVVFLYFVGIVSSISMIGRAILCHNPAPPSPTKEIPSWKVL, from the coding sequence ATGATGGGCGACCAAAATCACCACCACCAGGATCACCAATCCAAGGTCTTCTACGAGCTCTCCGCTCTCGTTTTGAACATCATTCGCTCGCCGCCGACCGCCGACCACCACTCTCCGCGGCGGAGGTGGGACGCCCTCTCCTTCCAGAGCATGACTCCGGCGGGATTCGCCTCCCTGCTCCTCGGGATCTCGCTCTCGCTCATGCTCTGTGGATCGGTCACGTTTTTCTTAGGTTTTATGTTGATGCCTTGGGTTCTTGGATTGGTTGTGTTCTTGTATTTTGTGGGGATTGTTTCCAGCATTTCGATGATTGGGAGAGCCATTCTCTGTCATAATCCCGCGCCTCCTTCGCCCACCAAGGAGATTCCTT